A window of Prolixibacter sp. SD074 contains these coding sequences:
- a CDS encoding family 43 glycosylhydrolase, whose amino-acid sequence MDRIKIIWYYLIYGGWGHCNIARLKDDFTGFLPFKDGTDFNEITPEGYLEGPNMFARHGKYYFMWSEGGWGGPNYRVAYAMADSPFGPFKRIGVILKQDPYVATGATRPIPAKPRGFLPGLVDITWVKCYYKPTATMQKGEFFVEIQPGERFFKLLSVSLFFEVSETAEL is encoded by the coding sequence ATGGACCGTATAAAGATTATCTGGTATTATCTGATTTACGGTGGATGGGGACATTGCAATATCGCACGGCTGAAGGATGATTTTACCGGCTTTCTGCCTTTTAAGGATGGGACCGATTTCAACGAGATAACACCTGAGGGCTACCTCGAGGGACCTAATATGTTTGCTCGTCACGGAAAGTATTACTTTATGTGGTCCGAAGGCGGTTGGGGCGGACCAAATTACCGGGTAGCCTATGCCATGGCTGATTCTCCTTTCGGACCTTTTAAGCGAATTGGAGTAATACTGAAACAAGATCCCTATGTAGCAACCGGCGCAACCCGGCCAATACCAGCCAAGCCCCGGGGCTTTCTTCCCGGACTTGTTGATATAACTTGGGTCAAATGCTATTACAAACCGACTGCCACCATGCAAAAGGGTGAGTTCTTTGTTGAAATCCAGCCAGGGGAAAGGTTTTTCAAATTGTTGTCGGTATCTTTGTTCTTTGAAGTCTCCGAAACGGCCGAGCTGTAA
- a CDS encoding RagB/SusD family nutrient uptake outer membrane protein, with protein sequence MNKYLIYFSILFLLLPACSDLDEKVYDQIEADRFYTTNEQITNALARIYAQLRSEANHQGYAGEKGWYDLNEVSTDELMIPARGASWQDGGVWMQLYRHNWTPSHSFLGGTWEWLYQAIIDCNTALEVFNSNQSGEQYIAEARVLRSFFYFLLLDGWGNVPIITDRSTPLSEISQSKRSEVFAFVEKELRESVPLLGDAKENLYGRFNQAAGYTLLAKLYLNAGVYTGTNHWADALEACNKVEELGYDLHNDYFALFGDECPTDEVMLAIPIDPVLAPKMIYEFRTLAYEHGQAYGINSWNGACVHENFLQKYADGDIRKNQWIYGEPVVVNGQVVKNGNGQDLVYQPSIASLENAGTYEGARNLKFSFERAPYNGNSGGNDFPVFRFADVLLMRAECLLHLGNELQAVTDLNRVRQRAGMPPFSGTLTPQELLDERARELCWEGWRRQDLIRFGKFGTAHDFMPGSDSHFELFPIPETTLANNPNLTQNKGY encoded by the coding sequence ATGAACAAATACCTAATATATTTCAGCATATTATTCCTTCTGCTACCGGCGTGTAGCGATCTGGACGAAAAGGTTTACGACCAGATAGAGGCCGATCGCTTCTACACCACCAACGAGCAGATCACCAACGCCCTGGCCCGGATATATGCCCAACTGCGCAGCGAAGCCAACCACCAAGGGTATGCCGGCGAAAAGGGTTGGTACGACCTCAATGAAGTCAGCACCGACGAACTGATGATTCCCGCCCGTGGCGCCTCTTGGCAGGACGGCGGTGTGTGGATGCAGCTGTATCGCCATAACTGGACACCCTCGCACAGCTTCCTGGGTGGTACCTGGGAGTGGCTCTATCAGGCCATCATCGATTGCAACACAGCACTCGAGGTGTTCAATTCCAACCAGTCCGGCGAACAATACATTGCAGAAGCCCGGGTGTTACGCAGCTTCTTCTATTTCCTGCTCCTCGATGGCTGGGGAAATGTTCCGATAATCACCGATCGCTCCACTCCCCTTTCGGAAATATCGCAAAGCAAACGCAGCGAAGTATTCGCGTTTGTCGAAAAAGAACTCCGCGAAAGTGTTCCCTTGCTGGGCGATGCTAAAGAAAACCTCTACGGTAGGTTTAACCAGGCTGCCGGATATACCCTGCTGGCCAAACTCTATCTGAATGCAGGGGTTTACACCGGCACTAATCACTGGGCCGATGCTCTGGAGGCTTGCAACAAAGTGGAAGAACTGGGATACGATCTTCACAACGATTACTTCGCACTTTTCGGGGATGAATGTCCCACCGACGAAGTCATGCTGGCTATCCCCATTGATCCCGTGCTGGCTCCCAAAATGATTTATGAATTCCGCACGCTGGCCTACGAGCATGGTCAGGCTTATGGCATCAACTCATGGAACGGGGCTTGTGTTCATGAGAATTTTCTGCAGAAATATGCCGATGGGGACATCCGAAAAAACCAGTGGATCTACGGTGAACCAGTGGTGGTAAACGGTCAGGTGGTAAAAAACGGTAACGGCCAGGACCTGGTGTACCAACCCTCCATCGCAAGCCTGGAAAATGCCGGAACTTACGAAGGAGCACGCAATCTCAAATTTTCCTTTGAGCGAGCCCCCTACAATGGCAACAGCGGTGGCAACGACTTTCCCGTTTTTCGTTTTGCCGATGTATTGCTGATGCGGGCGGAGTGTCTATTACACCTGGGCAATGAGTTACAGGCAGTGACAGACCTGAACAGGGTGCGTCAAAGGGCCGGAATGCCTCCCTTTTCAGGAACTCTGACGCCCCAGGAGCTGCTGGATGAGCGGGCACGCGAACTGTGCTGGGAAGGGTGGCGCCGCCAGGATCTGATCCGGTTTGGCAAATTCGGGACAGCACACGATTTTATGCCTGGAAGCGATAGCCATTTCGAGCTGTTCCCCATTCCCGAAACCACCTTGGCCAACAATCCCAATCTAACCCAAAACAAAGGTTACTAG
- a CDS encoding alpha-amylase family glycosyl hydrolase translates to MKYKTITFLLLMFLTLSCAHSENNSVQRIDPPYWWTGMYNPHLQLMVYGKNISGSSVSIDYPGVTLQQVHRMDNANYLFLDITIRPVTPAGTLPINFGDYTFNYHLYPNPRQQGRNQGISSEDLVYLIMPDRFANGCPQNDVIPSMQETALSRDSMYYRHGGDLQGIIDHLDDIEDLGVTTIWLTPEVENDQPVTSYHGYSVTNHYRIDPRLGSNRLYEQYVSLCHQKGIKVIKDVVLNHIGSEHWMLKDLPMDDWLNDPVKYPQSTYNCEPVMDPYAAQKDRQATLKGWIHHSMPDLNNDNEFVQKYLTQNTIWWLAFAGIDGIRVDTYFYNNTQFLAHWASRVKEEFPGVTILAETWVNGMAKQAYFSGGNTVNRGLDTHIDGITDFRLREAIITMLNQSPDQWKNKLTPNVAMNPVYATLAGDFIYQSPSCNLAFLDNHDLSRISSILGEDVKKLKTALTVLLTTNRIPQIYYGTEIGMTGFCSPDGLVRGDFPGGWPGDKENKFAREGRNNQENEIYNFLKRLANYRKKSDALKKGKMMQYFPTNNIYVYFRYTDTQTVMVVVNSNNHEIILNADDYSERTQSASTAMNVITGTAIKNLNRIPVPANEAAVFQLE, encoded by the coding sequence ATGAAATACAAAACGATCACTTTTCTTTTACTCATGTTCCTGACCCTTTCCTGTGCCCACAGCGAGAACAACAGCGTTCAACGCATAGATCCTCCATACTGGTGGACAGGGATGTACAATCCCCACCTCCAGCTGATGGTGTATGGCAAAAACATTTCCGGTAGCTCCGTATCCATCGATTACCCCGGAGTAACATTACAGCAAGTTCACCGCATGGATAATGCCAATTACCTCTTTCTGGATATTACCATCCGGCCTGTCACACCGGCAGGTACCCTTCCCATCAATTTCGGAGACTATACTTTTAACTACCACTTATACCCAAACCCCCGGCAGCAGGGAAGAAACCAGGGAATAAGTTCTGAAGATCTGGTTTACCTCATCATGCCAGACCGTTTTGCCAACGGATGTCCGCAAAACGACGTCATTCCCTCTATGCAGGAGACTGCTCTTAGCCGGGATTCCATGTATTACCGGCATGGGGGCGACCTGCAGGGCATTATCGATCATCTCGACGATATTGAGGATCTGGGTGTCACCACTATCTGGCTTACCCCCGAAGTGGAGAATGATCAACCTGTGACTTCGTATCACGGCTATTCCGTGACCAATCATTACCGAATTGATCCCCGTTTGGGGTCCAACCGGCTCTATGAGCAGTATGTGAGCCTCTGTCATCAAAAAGGGATCAAAGTCATCAAGGATGTGGTGCTTAATCACATTGGGAGTGAGCACTGGATGCTCAAAGACCTCCCGATGGATGACTGGCTCAACGATCCCGTAAAATATCCGCAAAGCACCTACAATTGCGAACCGGTAATGGATCCTTATGCAGCACAAAAAGACCGGCAGGCCACGCTGAAAGGATGGATTCATCACTCCATGCCCGATCTGAACAACGACAATGAGTTTGTTCAGAAATACCTGACGCAAAACACCATCTGGTGGCTCGCCTTTGCAGGTATTGACGGGATTCGGGTAGACACCTATTTCTACAACAATACTCAATTTTTGGCACATTGGGCCTCCCGGGTTAAAGAAGAGTTTCCGGGAGTGACCATCCTTGCCGAAACATGGGTGAACGGCATGGCCAAACAGGCCTATTTCAGCGGAGGAAACACCGTCAACCGGGGCCTCGACACCCACATCGACGGCATCACCGATTTCCGGTTGCGTGAAGCCATTATAACCATGTTGAACCAGTCGCCCGATCAGTGGAAAAACAAACTTACACCCAATGTGGCCATGAACCCTGTGTATGCCACCCTGGCCGGAGATTTTATCTATCAGTCTCCCTCCTGCAATCTGGCATTTCTGGACAATCATGATCTGAGCCGGATTTCATCGATTCTGGGAGAAGATGTGAAAAAGCTCAAAACCGCACTCACCGTGCTGCTCACTACCAACCGAATACCCCAGATATATTATGGCACCGAAATAGGAATGACGGGTTTCTGTTCACCCGACGGACTGGTACGAGGCGACTTTCCAGGAGGATGGCCCGGTGATAAAGAAAACAAGTTCGCCCGGGAAGGCCGTAACAATCAGGAAAATGAGATTTACAATTTCCTAAAACGATTGGCCAATTACCGTAAAAAATCTGATGCTCTGAAAAAGGGAAAAATGATGCAATACTTCCCAACCAACAATATTTATGTCTATTTCCGTTATACCGACACTCAGACAGTTATGGTGGTGGTCAATTCCAACAACCATGAAATCATCCTCAATGCTGATGATTATTCGGAAAGGACACAATCAGCCTCCACTGCCATGAATGTAATAACAGGTACTGCCATCAAAAACCTGAACCGCATTCCGGTGCCGGCCAATGAAGCAGCCGTTTTTCAACTGGAATAA
- a CDS encoding TetR/AcrR family transcriptional regulator gives MSKDEIVKAEILEQAQKLFQQFGLKKTTMDEIAIACGKAKSTLYHYFKGKEEVFDAVLHMEVINLRQHVKDKVEEYKKMLDKLQAYVIEFNLGIIQKTNLYYIVKQDSMFEARAKKHFFQMLDFEKLYIMRILEDGYDSGEYRGVEREDIPCIAELFLAAFYGVVQYSVERDGTFDEEKLTKAALLFVPKLFS, from the coding sequence ATGTCAAAAGATGAAATTGTAAAAGCTGAAATACTGGAACAAGCACAAAAGTTGTTTCAGCAGTTTGGACTGAAAAAGACCACCATGGACGAGATTGCTATTGCCTGTGGAAAAGCGAAGAGCACACTGTATCATTATTTTAAGGGCAAGGAGGAAGTTTTTGATGCGGTCCTTCATATGGAAGTCATTAATCTCAGACAGCATGTGAAAGATAAGGTGGAAGAGTACAAGAAAATGCTGGACAAACTCCAAGCTTATGTGATTGAGTTCAATTTAGGAATTATTCAAAAGACTAATCTTTATTATATTGTAAAACAAGATAGTATGTTCGAAGCGAGAGCGAAAAAGCATTTCTTTCAAATGCTTGACTTTGAAAAATTGTACATTATGCGAATTTTGGAAGATGGTTATGATTCAGGAGAATACCGTGGTGTTGAACGGGAGGATATTCCCTGTATTGCGGAACTGTTCCTGGCAGCATTTTACGGTGTGGTACAATATTCAGTTGAGCGGGATGGGACATTTGATGAAGAAAAATTAACCAAAGCAGCTCTGCTTTTTGTCCCTAAGCTTTTCAGCTAA
- a CDS encoding efflux RND transporter periplasmic adaptor subunit encodes MKHVRLSLLLIATVLAGCNSNVKNTSGGNNMDGIKITTQKIVSGADGIEYSYIGTIEASVSIPLSFLIAGTAEQVNVEEGQSVKRGQLLATLNEESYRNAYHMALAKEEQAQDAYNRLEPVYRKGSLPEVKFVEIKSGLAQANAAALLAKGKVADCKLFAPTSGIIGRREIEPGMSVIPGNPAFRLVKISKVKVKVPVPENEIAGISKGLNAVVKVSALGEQQFKGQVTEIGVISNPLSHTYGVKVELDNPDKVLKPGMICSVNISNPVLASRIVIPLSAVQTDGNGKRFVFIADAKSKKAKKKYIETGALVTNGVTINKGLSSGDLLITEGYQKLEDNSTIQIIK; translated from the coding sequence ATGAAACATGTAAGGTTAAGCCTGCTCCTGATAGCGACTGTACTGGCAGGATGTAACTCCAATGTGAAGAATACATCAGGAGGAAATAATATGGATGGCATAAAGATAACTACACAAAAGATTGTATCCGGTGCCGACGGGATCGAATATTCTTATATAGGAACCATCGAAGCATCGGTATCTATACCTTTGAGTTTCCTGATTGCAGGCACTGCTGAACAGGTAAATGTGGAAGAGGGGCAGTCGGTAAAAAGGGGACAATTGCTGGCAACGTTGAACGAGGAAAGCTACCGGAACGCTTATCATATGGCACTGGCTAAGGAAGAACAGGCACAGGATGCCTATAACCGGTTGGAGCCGGTTTACCGAAAGGGAAGCCTTCCGGAAGTGAAATTCGTAGAGATAAAAAGTGGATTGGCTCAGGCAAACGCAGCTGCACTTCTCGCGAAAGGGAAAGTGGCCGATTGTAAGTTATTTGCACCAACCAGTGGAATTATCGGGCGAAGAGAAATAGAGCCGGGGATGAGTGTTATTCCAGGAAATCCGGCATTCCGGCTCGTCAAAATAAGTAAGGTAAAAGTGAAAGTTCCGGTCCCGGAAAATGAGATTGCCGGCATTTCCAAAGGATTGAATGCTGTTGTAAAGGTGTCGGCACTTGGAGAGCAGCAGTTTAAAGGGCAAGTAACGGAAATTGGTGTTATCTCTAATCCACTTTCGCATACCTATGGGGTGAAAGTGGAACTCGATAATCCAGATAAGGTACTGAAACCGGGTATGATTTGTTCTGTGAACATTAGTAATCCGGTTCTTGCCAGCCGGATTGTCATTCCACTTTCGGCCGTTCAAACTGACGGGAATGGTAAGCGGTTTGTTTTTATTGCTGATGCAAAATCAAAGAAAGCCAAAAAAAAATACATCGAAACAGGTGCTTTAGTAACCAATGGAGTTACTATCAATAAAGGCCTTTCCAGCGGCGATTTGTTGATTACCGAAGGGTACCAGAAACTGGAAGATAATTCGACCATACAAATAATTAAGTGA
- a CDS encoding transposase → MIDYTPQSQLSLNMFKHPFERELDKENRWVKLASLVPWDSLAAVYSRKLDAGSGRKSVNIRTVIAALIVKHKLGLDDRGTIEMIQENIYLQYFCGLPCFTTQPVFDASLFVDIRKRLGGDEFEAFNQRSSKHPNRLNRPSPALKENKEAYPPGHQGTASIHFPRYKSS, encoded by the coding sequence ATGATTGATTACACGCCACAAAGCCAATTAAGTTTGAATATGTTCAAGCACCCTTTTGAGCGGGAGTTGGACAAGGAAAACCGATGGGTGAAATTAGCTTCATTGGTTCCCTGGGATTCACTTGCAGCCGTTTATAGCCGGAAGCTCGATGCGGGCTCCGGGCGTAAAAGTGTAAACATCCGCACGGTGATAGCGGCCTTGATTGTCAAGCACAAGCTTGGCCTGGATGACCGGGGCACCATAGAAATGATACAGGAAAACATTTACCTGCAATACTTTTGCGGGCTGCCGTGTTTTACCACCCAACCGGTTTTTGATGCCAGCCTGTTTGTCGATATCCGCAAAAGGTTGGGAGGCGATGAGTTTGAAGCTTTCAACCAACGATCATCGAAGCATCCGAACAGGTTAAACCGCCCCAGCCCCGCATTAAAAGAAAACAAAGAAGCATATCCGCCGGGGCATCAGGGGACAGCTTCAATACATTTCCCGCGATATAAAAGTAGTTGA
- a CDS encoding IS110 family transposase has product MESQVSFSQVVSRGCGIDVHKKTVVATIDGEGLRKETREYGTFTRSLTELRDWLLEKGITHIAMESTGVYWKPVYHVLEPTGIKVWIVNARHIKYVPGHKTDKQDSAWICKLLLAGLLKPSYIPAREQRELRDLTRYRTKMIQHIASEKNRIIRVLEDCNVKLSSVLSNTQGVVGTKLIGKLCEGKNITMADIDEVYHRKLEASKEDLYEACQGLLTGHHIYLLQTIQKDIASTETVIESLNTRIRDMLKDYENVVENLRAVPGLSTKTAEDLVAEIGLDMSVFPTEKHLASWAGMCPGNNESAGKKKAGAPATGTNR; this is encoded by the coding sequence ATGGAGTCACAAGTATCATTCAGTCAGGTTGTATCCAGGGGATGCGGCATTGACGTTCACAAGAAGACTGTAGTCGCCACCATAGATGGCGAGGGACTGAGGAAGGAGACCCGCGAATACGGAACCTTCACGCGTTCATTGACAGAACTGAGAGACTGGTTATTGGAGAAAGGCATTACGCATATAGCCATGGAGAGCACAGGGGTTTACTGGAAGCCGGTGTACCATGTGCTGGAGCCAACGGGGATAAAGGTTTGGATCGTGAATGCCCGCCATATCAAGTATGTACCGGGGCACAAAACGGACAAACAGGACAGTGCATGGATTTGCAAACTGCTTTTGGCCGGGTTGTTAAAACCCAGCTACATTCCGGCCCGGGAACAGCGGGAGTTACGGGATCTGACCCGTTACCGCACAAAGATGATCCAGCATATCGCCTCGGAGAAAAACCGGATTATCCGGGTCCTGGAGGATTGCAATGTGAAGCTTTCCAGTGTACTGAGCAATACCCAGGGGGTTGTTGGCACGAAACTGATCGGCAAGCTGTGTGAAGGGAAGAACATTACCATGGCCGACATTGATGAGGTTTACCACCGGAAGCTGGAAGCGAGTAAGGAAGATCTTTATGAAGCCTGCCAGGGACTATTGACCGGTCATCACATCTACCTGCTTCAGACTATTCAAAAAGACATTGCCTCTACGGAGACAGTTATTGAAAGTCTGAACACAAGAATCAGGGATATGCTGAAGGACTACGAGAATGTGGTGGAAAACCTGAGAGCTGTCCCGGGGTTGAGTACCAAGACGGCGGAAGATCTGGTGGCCGAGATCGGACTGGATATGAGTGTCTTTCCGACGGAGAAACACCTGGCTTCCTGGGCGGGGATGTGTCCGGGCAACAATGAGAGTGCTGGTAAAAAAAAAGCGGGCGCACCAGCCACGGGAACAAACAGGTGA